cactctttccagtttaatggtatctttcctatagcagggtgaccaaaactgaacacaatataccAAATGCGGCCTCGCCATGgccttgtacaactacaacataacatcccaacttctatactcaatgccctgaccaatgaaggtcagGCTGCCAAAACCTTTCTTCATAACCTTGCCCACCTGCGATCCCACTTTCGGGGAACTCCTAGGTCCCTATACAAAATTATTAAGAGCAACTTGTGCTTGTATAACACTTTTCTCAACCTCAGGGCATCCAAGTCATTTTGGAATCAATTAACCACTTTGTAATTACAGTTTTAGAGTAGGCACGGGACAGATAATTTCTAAACAATTCTcaatgtgataacaaccagataTTCTGATTTCCTATTGTTGAGTGTAAAATACTGGCTCAAACACCTTTGATGATGCTCCCAATTTTTTTCCCAAGATGTTCCAATGAAATCTTTTAGATTCACCTGAGAGCACAGCTACTGAATCAGATTAACATCTCATCAGAAAAAAATCTCTGACAATACGCCGTGACATCAGCACTGAAGTATTAAGCTCTGTTTTAGTTTTCAAGTGGGGTCTTTGAATCCAGAACTATTGCTGACTTAGAACTAAGTGTACTAGCATGTGATCTAAAGGTGGGCCATTTTTACTCTGGTCATTAAGTTCTTTATTTGCAATGCGGTTCAGTAACATAGGGACATAAGAAATCAGATCAGTTGTAGGCCATAAAAATCTTcaacctgctccaccgttcaaggTCAGATCAGCGATGACCTCAACTCCAGTTTCTCGACATCTCCACAATCGTTAAGACCATTGTCAAAATATAAATCGACGTCTCAACCTTAAGTACCTGAATGACTCGGAATCCGTGActctctggaatagagaattccaaagcctgACAACTCTAGcagagaagagatttctcctcaatACAGCCTAAAACGAATGTCCCTTTATCCCGAGACTCTGCCCCCCTTATTCTAGACTCCCTCACTGAGGGAACATTTTCGTAGCATCTATCCCATCAAGCCCTTTCAGAATCTTGTTTTTGACAAAATCACCTTCTTCTAACTCAATCTTCACTAAACAACCTCTTCATCCCGGAGGAATGACCTAGATCAATTCCTTATTATGGTTCCTACCACGAAGCGCAAATTATGTGCAGTGTCCTTGCCAACATTTATCACTCAGCAGCAGCACCAATAGCGGATTATTTGGTCAACGTCCTATActattttgtgggatcttgctgtgctcaggTTAAACTAGGACGTGTTTGCTCTatttgaaaagtatttaattgactaTTAAGCACTCGGAACTTGCATTGGTCGTGAAAGGCTacaaataaatgttttctttattaattAGTTTTGAATTCTTATTAAACTTGGTAATATTTTACAACGTTAAAAACTGCTCAGATATCCAAATACACTGTTACTGTCTCCTGCCTTTAATGTAACCCCCTAAAACGCTTATATTTTACACACACCCGTTTCGATTTTGATTGCTCgggtttgacctgaaattttatcGCCCTCTGCAGGTTGATTTCATTGCCGGGACTTTGCAGCAGGGAAGCAGAAAGAAATACTCGGAATTGAAGAGCTGAAACACTGCCTTGGAGTATCTGAAACGAGAACTCGAACCGGACGGGATCTTCCTCTCTTTATCTTGTATAAACGGCAGAGAAACACGTAGACGGCAAAAGCGAAAAGCGCACAGGAGTTACTATAGCGACGGACGCTGCGAATTGTAATGAAATCTAGTCACTAATATTTTGCAAGAGCGTTGGATTTTTTCTGGTTTCAACAATCGATTTTATTTTACGGAAGTTCTGGTACCAGAAGCATCggcccaccccacccaaccataaaattaaaaacaatgtaaGTCTTGATCTTACATCGAGGTCCCCTTGAATACACAATAGCTGACGGTTATGAACCACCCACACGGTCTCAGAACAAGGAAGTCCAACTGCGCCTCAGTCTTGCGAGTGCCTTCATATATTCTGTCTATAAATGTATATGGAAAACGATCTCGCCCTTCTATCAGAGGTACTGTACTGCAAAGAGTGGAGAAGTGGAATATGTTCAGGTCTTACATCGTCTACAGAATCGTCAAGCGTGATTACGTTTCCTGAACTTGTTGCTGGTGGACTGGAAGCTCTATTGAGGGACTCTCCTGTCACTGATCCGGTACAGGTTATTTGCATTTTTTATACATAGCATACATTGATAATGCACataatgtatataaaattgtggaTTGCATCGATACAGGTCTGAAACCTCTGAGCATCCGACAAGTGGCCGGTGTTTCAGAGAGGTACGACAACAAATAGTTAAAATGTTCTTTTGATAACACCTGGTAAATGTGCGTCTGCTTCTGAAGTTGATGCCTGGAGGTACACAACTGCATTAAGACGGTACTCTTTAAAATGcatgtgtatacagatcataccgagatagaaaatgctgcaaaataaaaattggcaaTCGTTTGCAGTAGGGAGCTTGCCTTTATTTGATTTCCCACTCCTGCAAATTACATTCCCATTCTGGTTTGTTTTATCTTTCCAGATGTCAGACGCGCAACATCCAGCCTGGTTTTGAGTCAGGAGCGACCCGTTTCTCTCCAGCCACCCACCCATCCCGGTCAGATCGCAGTGAATCGCTAAGGATGGCAGCAGGGGTAGCAGCCTGGCTGCCGTTCGCCCGGGCGGCGGCTATCGGGTGGATGCCGGTGGCTAGCCACCCCATGCCCGCCGCCCCCAGCGACAGAAAGCGGCCGCAGGACGGGCTGGTCATCCTCAACGTGAGCGGCAGGCGCTTCCAGACGTGGCGGAGCACTCTGGAGAGGTACCCTGACACCTTGCTGGGCAGTTCGGAGAAGGACTTCTTCTACAACGACGAGATCAGAGAGTATTTCTTCGACCGCGACCCGGACATCTTCAGGAACATCTTGAATTTCTACCGCACCGGCAAGCTGCACTACCCGAGGCACGAGTGCATCTCGGCTTACGACGAGGAGCTCTCCTTCTTCGGCATCATCCCCGAGATCATCGGCGACTGCTGCTATGAGGAGTACAAGGACCGAAAGCGCGAAAACGTCGAGCGCATCATGGACGACGCCGAGGACGAGCTGAGCGGCGAGAACCGCCTGCCGTCCCTGACGGCGCGCCAGAAGGTGTGGCGGGCTTTCGAGAACCCGCACACCAGCACCCTGGCGCTTGTGCTCTACTACGTCACCGGCTTCTTCATCGCCGTCTCGGTGATGGCCAACGTGGTGGAGACAGTGCCGTGCGGCGCCATGCCGGGGAGCGTCAAGGAGCTGCCGTGCGGCGAGCGCTACGCCCTGGCCTTCTTCTGCCTCGACACGGCATGCGTCATGATCTTCACCGTCGAGTACCTGCTGCGCCTCATGGCGGCCCCCAGCCGCTACCGCTTCGTCCGCAGTGTCATGAGCATCATTGACGTGGTGGCCATCATGCCCTACTATATCGGCCTGGTGATGACCGACAACGAGGACGTGAGCGGCGCCTTCGTCACCCTGCGGGTCTTCAGGGTCTTCAGGATATTTAAATTCTCCCGCCACTCACAGGGCCTGCGCATCCTGGGCTACACCCTCAAGAGTTGCGCCTCCGAGCTCggctttctcctcttctccctcaccATGGCCATTATCATCTTCGCCACGGTTATGTTTTACGCCGAGAAGGGTTCCAGTGCCACCAAGTTCACCAGCATCCCGGCTGCTTTCTGGTACACCATTGTCACCATGACCACTCTGGGGTAAGTGCTTGGGTTTCTTTGCACTTTCGATGGTGCAAGTTTGCCTCCTTCCAGTTGTGTGTTTTCCTTTACCTGTGCCTCGCATTGAGTGGAACTGTTTGATCTGGGTACCACTTGATTCATTGGCTACCAAAGGTAGGAGTTATTATCATCGTGGAGTTCTTTGTTATTTTGGAGTAAACTTTATTGCAGAAAGCCAGCCTTGGATTTCAGTGAACTTCTTGAAAGAGCATTGTTTTTAAAGAGTTCTCTGAACTGGTGTACTGTTTGTGGAGAAGGTGTGAAATTGTTTGTAATAACAACCAATATAATCTGTTTGCCATGAAGGTTGATCTGCATAAATCAGATACTATTTGAAGTGCTTGATAATTCAATCCTTTTGCTTAACAGAATTTTGGAGAGTTTGCAACTTATCCTTTTTCTCCACCCGTCAGCATGTGTCATTTTCATACAGGTTTGATCTATGCTGGTATTTTCGTGAGACATAAAAATAGGCATTATAACTCTGAAAGTTATATTTGACAAATTAAATAAGcattcagttttaaaaatatacactACAGTATTGCCACCAAGTCCAGTATTCTCAGCACTTCTGAAATGTTGGTATGTAAAATTACACCTATCTTTTTAATAGTCTGTGCTATCATCTGATATTAAGCTGTGTTGTATACTTGTAATTCAGCAAACATGGATAGGTGTTTAGTAAAATATGAGGCAGCTTGGAGAACCAGATGCTGCTATTGTGCTGAATATGACCATCTGTGTCACTTATTATCTGACCTAATGGAACAAAACAGACCTGGTCCAGGTGAATGATGAAACCTAAAATTTTGGTCAAAGTGTCAGTTATGTGAATGAAGTGGTGTACAATTCCATTtgtattaattaaattttatcaTCCTTGGGCTGTAAGGTTCTTTTTGTATACAAAGGTAATATATGTTAGTAGGTCTTTCATCTTGTGTTACACATCATGCTGGAAAAATTCTGGTGATGGGATAATGAATAACTGGAGGTAACGACGACAACTCTGTGGTTGAGTTCGTGTACTGAATGAAGACAGTTTTCTACTGGTATTTATAAACATTTGTCAGttctgtttaaggtgcatggaaatATACATGTTATAAACCACAATAAGCAATTTCACAAAACATTGTATGGTTTAGATTAAATCTGCATCTGGTCTTCAGTGAGATACACATACTGTCATGTGGAGGCCTAAATATGGAGTTTGAAAGGTGGGATCAACAAATTGCTGGATTATTAAGTGTCATTTATATCAATTTATTAATTCTCGAAGATAAGGCCTACAACTGGCTTGGCTCTGGAGGAAAGTTGTTAGAAAGCCATAAGATAAATGACTCTACACACGATTCTGCAACTGACAGTTTAAAAAATTATCATTATATTGCATGAAGCTGTCAACGATTTTCAAAAGTTTGCatcataaattaataaaaaagccTCTATAATATCCTGGACTTTTATTAATTGCCCCTC
This is a stretch of genomic DNA from Pristis pectinata isolate sPriPec2 chromosome 15, sPriPec2.1.pri, whole genome shotgun sequence. It encodes these proteins:
- the kcnd2 gene encoding potassium voltage-gated channel subfamily D member 2 isoform X2 encodes the protein MAAGVAAWLPFARAAAIGWMPVASHPMPAAPSDRKRPQDGLVILNVSGRRFQTWRSTLERYPDTLLGSSEKDFFYNDEIREYFFDRDPDIFRNILNFYRTGKLHYPRHECISAYDEELSFFGIIPEIIGDCCYEEYKDRKRENVERIMDDAEDELSGENRLPSLTARQKVWRAFENPHTSTLALVLYYVTGFFIAVSVMANVVETVPCGAMPGSVKELPCGERYALAFFCLDTACVMIFTVEYLLRLMAAPSRYRFVRSVMSIIDVVAIMPYYIGLVMTDNEDVSGAFVTLRVFRVFRIFKFSRHSQGLRILGYTLKSCASELGFLLFSLTMAIIIFATVMFYAEKGSSATKFTSIPAAFWYTIVTMTTLGYGDMVPKTIAGKIFGSICSLSGVLVIALPVPVIVSNFSRIYHQNQRADKRKAQKKARLARIRAAKSGSANAYMQSKHNGLLTDSLEQMSNDEEQALVSKSGSSFQRQHHHLLHCLEKTTNHDFVDEQTYEENCLEESTRNRSNSHSPSLSSQRGLTGTCCSRRSKKPFRLPNSNTSCSRPGNVQELSTIQIRCLHESGLSNSRSSLNAKLEESVKLNCEQSYVTTAVISMPSPLIATSEGDDRPDSPEQAESNIVKVSAL
- the kcnd2 gene encoding potassium voltage-gated channel subfamily D member 2 isoform X1; amino-acid sequence: MAAGVAAWLPFARAAAIGWMPVASHPMPAAPSDRKRPQDGLVILNVSGRRFQTWRSTLERYPDTLLGSSEKDFFYNDEIREYFFDRDPDIFRNILNFYRTGKLHYPRHECISAYDEELSFFGIIPEIIGDCCYEEYKDRKRENVERIMDDAEDELSGENRLPSLTARQKVWRAFENPHTSTLALVLYYVTGFFIAVSVMANVVETVPCGAMPGSVKELPCGERYALAFFCLDTACVMIFTVEYLLRLMAAPSRYRFVRSVMSIIDVVAIMPYYIGLVMTDNEDVSGAFVTLRVFRVFRIFKFSRHSQGLRILGYTLKSCASELGFLLFSLTMAIIIFATVMFYAEKGSSATKFTSIPAAFWYTIVTMTTLGYGDMVPKTIAGKIFGSICSLSGVLVIALPVPVIVSNFSRIYHQNQRADKRKAQKKARLARIRAAKSGSANAYMQSKHNGLLTDSLEQMSNDEEQALVSKSGSSFQRQHHHLLHCLEKTTGLSYLEDDPLLSIRSSTSIKNHDFVDEQTYEENCLEESTRNRSNSHSPSLSSQRGLTGTCCSRRSKKPFRLPNSNTSCSRPGNVQELSTIQIRCLHESGLSNSRSSLNAKLEESVKLNCEQSYVTTAVISMPSPLIATSEGDDRPDSPEQAESNIVKVSAL